In Mauremys reevesii isolate NIE-2019 linkage group 13, ASM1616193v1, whole genome shotgun sequence, the sequence ggagccgtggggagcaggatggggagCAGGCGGGGGTAACGAGGTGGGGCCGTGGAGAGCAGGGCGGGGCCGGGAGAGCGGGTGGGGAGCAGGCGGGGCCGGGAGAgcgggtggggagcagggcggggagcagggcggggtaacgaggtgggggccgggggagtaggcgggggagcagggcggggctgggggagcggggagcaggcggggccggggagcgggcgggggagcaggcggggccgggagagcgggtggggagcaggtgggggccgggggcgggTGGGGAGCGAGGTGGGGGCCTtggggagcaggatggggagCAGGCGGGGGAGCGAGGTGGGGGCCGTGGGAGCGGGTGGGGAGCAGGCGGGGGAGcgaggtggggagcagggtgggagccgtggggagcaggatggggagcaggcgggggagcgaggtgggggccggggagcgggtggggagcagggcggggggagcGAGGTGGGGccgtgggagcaggggcggggagcgAGGTGGGGccgtgggagcaggggcgggggagcaggcggGGAGCGAGGTGGGGGCCGTGGGAGCGGGTGGGGAGCAGGCGGGGAGcgaggtggggagcagggtgggagccgtggggagcaggatggggagCAGGCGGGGGAGCGAGGTGGGGGCCGTGGGAgcgggtggggagcagggcggggagcgaggtggggagcagggtgggagccgtggggagcaggatgggggagcaggcgggggagcgaggtgggggctggggagcagggcggggagcgaggtgggggctggggagcaggcggGGAGCGAGGTGGGGGCCGTGGGGAgcgggtggggagcagggcggggagcGAGGGGGGCCGTGGGAgcgggtggggagcagggcgggggccgTGGGCACCGTGGGGCGAGTCcagagcagggcgggggctcagtcGTGGGGCTGGGGCCCCGCGTCGCACATGGGCTCCAGCTGCTCCGGCGCTGGGTCTGGGGCTCCATCTCGGGCACACGACCCCACACAGCTTCTGGGCCACCGCGTCACCGCCGCTGGGGGACAGGGGTTAGAGAGCCGGGGCCCTTCCTCCCCGCCCGGCCGCGCCTCGACCCCGCCGGCTGTGCCTCTCCCTGCCCGGCCGCTGCCTCTGCCCCGCCCGGCCGCGCCCTTGACCCCTGCCCGGCCGCTGCCTCTGCCCCGCCCGGCCGCGCCTTGACCCCGCCGGCTGTGCCCTCCCGCCCGGCCGCTGCCTCTGCCCCGCCCGGCTGTGCCCCGCCCGCCGCGCCCTTGACCCCTGCCCGGCCGCTGCCTCTGCCCCCGCCCGCCGCTGCCTCTGCCCCGCCCGGCCGTGCCTCGACCCCGCCCGGCCGctgcctctgccccctgcccggccgctgcctctgcccctgcccggcTGTTGCCCGCCCGGCCGTGCCTCGACCCCCGCCCGGCTGCGCCTCTGCCCCCGCCCGGCCGCTGCCTCTGCCCCCGCCCGGCCGTGCCTCGACCCCGCCCGGCcgctgcctctgcccctgcccggccgctgcctctgccccctgcccgctGTTGCCCGCCCGGCCGTGCCCTCGACCCCGCCCAGCCGTGCACTCGACCCCGCCcggccgcgcccctgccccgcccggcTGTGCTCCTCCCGCCCGGCCGCTGCCTCTGCCCCGCCCGCTGTGCCTCGCCCCGCCCGGCCGCTGCCTCTGCCCCCGCCCGGCCGTGCCCTCAGACCCCCGCCCGGCCGCGCCTCTGCCCCCACCTTGCTGTGCCCCTCCCCGCCACCTTCCTGTGCCCTCCCCGCCCGTGCCCTCCCCGCCTGGCCGTGCTCCTCCCCGCCCGGCCGCGCCTCTGCCCCCGCCCGGCtgtgcccctccccgcccggccgctgcctctgccccgccgcccggccgcgcccgctgcccccccgcccggctgtgcccctcccccccgcccggctGCTGCCTCTGCCCCGCCGCCCGGCCGCGCCTCTGCCCCCGCCCGGCCGTGCCGCCCCGCCCGCCGCACCCGCCCCACCGATGCCTGGCTGTGCCCTCCCCTCGCCTGGCTgcgtccctccccagcccggccgcGCCCGCCCCGGCTCACCCAGGCCGGCGAGGAGGGCGGGCGGCTTGCGGCCCCAGGCCACGCCCAGCCAGTAGACGGGGGCCCCGCTCAGCAGGATGGCCAGCCCCACGCCGCACACCACCGGCTCCGACCACAGGCTGAACAGCAGCAGGAAGGCCGAGAAGAGCTGGTAGAGGAGGGGGAAGAACCGGCTGACCGGGCGGGAGCGGGGGTCAGCTTGCGGGGGGCACACACGGGGGTGGGCacacggggcagggggcgggcTCACCGTGATGGGCCGGGccacgtggggctgggggggggggcaggctcacCGTGATGGGCCGGGCcacgtggggctgggggcggggcggctcACCGTGATGGGCCGGGCcacgtggggctggggcggggcgggctcaccTTGATGGGCCGGGCCACgtggggctcagggcggggcggGCTCACCTTGATAGGCCGGGCcatgtggggctggggcggggcgggctcaccTTGATGGGCCGGGCCACGTGGGGCTGGGGCGGACTCACCTTGATTGGCCGGGccatggggctggggcggggatgggccgggccacgtggggctggggcgggcgcgGGCTCACCTTGATGGGCCGGGCcacgtggggctggggcggggcgggctcaccTTGATGGGCCCGGCcacgtggggctggggcggggcgggctcaccGTGATGGGCCGGGCcatgtggggctggggcgggggcggctCACCTTGATGGGCCGGGCcatgtggggctggggcggggcgggctcaccGTGATGGCCGGGCcacgtggggctggggcggggcgggctcaccGTGATGGGCCGGGCcacgtggggctggggcggggcgggctcaccTGGATGGGCCGGGCcacgtggggctgggggcgggctcACCTTGATTGGCCGGGCcatgtggggctggggcggggcgggctcaccTTGATGGGCCGGGCcacgtggggctgggggcggggcgggctcaccTTGATGGGCCGGGCcacgtggggctggggcggggcggctcaCCTTGATGGGCCCGGCcacgtggggctggggcggggcgggctcaccGTGATGGGCCGGGCcatgggggctggggcggggcggctcaCCTTGATGGGCCGGGCcatgtggggctggggcggggcgggctcaccTTGATGGGCCGGGCcatgtggggcgggggcaggggcgggctcaCCTTGATGGGCCGGGCcacgtggggctggggtgggctcACCTTGATGGGCCGGGCcacgtggggctggggcggggcaggggcgggctcaccttggtgggccgggccacgtggggctggggggcggggggcgggctcACCTTGATAGGCCGggccaggtggggctgggggtgggggcggcctCACCTTGCTGGGCCGGGccacggggggcggggcgggctcaccTTGATGGGCCGGGCcacgtggggctggggcggggcgggctcaccTTGATGGGCCGGGCcacgtggggctggggcggggcgggctcaccGTGATGGGCCGGGCcacgtggggctggggcggggcgggctcaccTTGATGGGCCGGGCcacgtggggctggggcggggcgggctcaccTTGATGGGCCGGGCcacgtggggctggggcggggcgggctcaccGTGATGGGCCGGGCcatgtggggctggggcggggcgggctcaccGTGATGGGCCGGgccatgtggggctgggggcggggcagggggtgggctcACCGTGATGGGCCGGGCCAcgtggggcggggggcgggctcACCGTGATGGGCCGGGCcacgtggggctggggcggggcgggctcaccGTGATGGGCCGGGCcacgtggggctggggtggggcgggctCACCTTGATGGGCCGGGccatggggctggggcggggcgggctcaccGTGATGGGCCGGGccatggggctggggcggggcgggctcaccGTGATGGGCCGGGCcatgtggggctggggcggggcgggctcaccGTGATGGGCCGGGCCAtgtgggctggggcggggcgggctcaccTTGATGGGCCGGGCcatgtggggctggggcgggctcaCCGTGATGGGCCGGGCcacgtggggctggggcggggcgggctcaccGTGATGGGCCGGGCCacgtggggcggggcgggctcaccGTGATGGGCCGGGCcacgtggggctggggcggggcgggctcaccGTGATGGGCCGGGCCacgtggggcggggcgggctcaccGTGATGGGCCGGGCcacgtggggctggggcggggcgggctcaccTTGATGGGCCGGGCcacgtggggctggggcggggcgggctcaccgtgggggtggggcgtggggctgggggcggggcgggtctCACCgtgatgggcgggggggggggtggggcggggcgtgATGGGCCGGgcatgggggctggggcggggcggggggcaggggctcaCCGTGATGGGCCGGGCcacgtggggctggggcggggtcaGTGATGGGCGGGCCACgtggctggggcggggcggccgccGTGATGGGCCGGGCCACGTGGGGCTGGGCGCGGGGCGGCTCACCGTGATGGGCCGGGCcacgtggggctggggcggggcgggctcaccGTGATGGGCCGGgccatggggctgggggcggcggggcgggccacgtggggctggggcggggcggggcgtgATGGGCGgccatggggctgggggcggggcgggctcaccTTGATGGGCGGGCcacgtggggctggggcgggggcgggctcACCGTGATGGGCCGGGCcacgtggggctgggggcggggggcgggctcACCTTGATGGGCCGggccaggtggggctggggcggggcgggctcaccGTGATGGGCCGGGCcacgtggggctggggcggggcgggctcaccTTGATGGGCGGGCcacgtggggctggggcggggcgggctcaccTTGATGGGGGCcacgtggggctggggtgggcgggCTCACCTTGATGGGCGGGCcatggctggggcgggggctggcgggGCGGGCTCACCTTGATGGGCCGGGcacgtggggctggggccaggtggcGGGCTCACCGTGATGGGCCGGgccatggggctgggggcggggcgggctcaccTTGATGGGCCGCCacgtggggctggggccggggcaggtgGCGGGCTCACCGTGATGGGCCGGgccatgtggggctgggggcggggggcgggctcACCTTGATGGGCCGGGCCATGTGGGGCTGGCGCCAGCGTAGCACGATCTGCCCGGCCACGGTCACCCCATAGAACAGGTAGTTGATGAACCCCACGTAGTTGATCAGGGTGTAAATGTCGCTCGTCACCAGCATCAGCAGCGTGGACAGGCACTGTAGGGAGGGGGGCGATGGGGTGGGGCCACGGCAGACCCCGCCCcatcccagagaccccacccaccaccacgcCGCAAGCCCCACCCCTGGGCCTAGAGACCCGGTGCCCACTCTgcaagccccaccccctgccccagtgacTCACGGTGAAGAGCAgggcggggatgggggtgcagcGCTGCATGTGGATCATGGCCAGCAGGCTGGGGAGGTGGCCCTCACGAGCTCCTGCGAAGAAcagcctgtggggggaggggagacgtAAGGCGGGGGGGCTCTCGGAGCCATCAGTAGGGTTCAGGGTGAACGGCAGGCTgcggggaatggggagctgagctgggggaggagactccatcccctcccccccggagcagggttgggggggtcacTCACCGGGAGGAGGTGAAGAGGGAGCCGTTGACACCCCCGAAGGTGGACAGGGCCACGGAGATGGGCATGATCCAGGCCATGACACCCAGCAGTTTCTCCCCAAACGTCTggggaggaaagaggggaggagtcagggggaggggctcagggcaggggcagggctaaggggaggggctcagggctgggggcggggctctggccgggggcggggctcacCACGGCCACGGCGTTGGAGgccagcagctcctggggcgacaTGGCGGTGACGTAGGCTCTGTTGGTGGGGTTGGGGGGCCGTGGGCGGGGCTCTGGCCgtgggcggggctcagggctgggggcggggctcagggctgggggcggggctcagggctgggctcacCACGGCCACGGCGTTGGAGgccagcagctcctggggcgacaTGGCGGTGACGTAGGCCACGTTGGCGAAGACGTAGACGAAGGTCACCAGGGGGATGGAGATGAAAATGGCCCGCGGCAGGttcctggggagggggcagtgtgaGTAAGCGCAGCCCCCCGGACGCCGGGGTCCCCCCAAGGCAGATGCCGTCTCTCGGACACCGGGGTTCCATATTAGGGGGCACTGTgaccccagggaagggagagacTGACATCGGCAGTGCCCAGACGTCAGGGTTCGCCAGCCAGGCGCtgacagcaggggtggggggcccggacgccggggttcaCCAGCCAGGCGCtgacagcgggggtggggggcccggacgccggggttccGCAGCCAGGCGCTGACAGCGGGGTGGGGggcccggacgccggggtcccGTGCTGACCTGTAGGGGTCGACCAGCTCCTCGGTGACGTAGTTGAGGAAGTTCCAGCCGCCGTAGGCGAAGGAGCCCTGCAGGAACGCCAGCGCCACCGTGCCCACATCCACCGGCGCGAAGGCCTCGAAGGCGTGCCGCGGCTCCAGCCAGTAGTACTGCCCTGCGCACGGACGGCACCCGGCATGGGTACCCCTGCCCCCGGTGCCCACCCtgcgcccagccggcccggcTGTGCCAGTGCCCTGGTGCCCACCCTGCGCCCAGCcggcccagctgtgccagtgcCCCCGGTGCCCACCCTGTGCCCAGCCGGCCCGGCTGTGCCAGTGCCCCGGTGCCCAACCTGCGCCCAGCcggcccagctgtgccagtgcCCCCGGTGCCCAACCTGTGCCCAGCCTGTCTGTGCCAGTGCCCCCGGTGCGCACCCtgcgcccagccggcccggcTGTGCCCGTGCCCCCGGTGCCCACCCtgcgcccagccggcccggcTGTGCCAGTGCCCCCGGTGCCCAACCTGCGCCCAGCCTGTCTGGCTGTGCCAGTGCCCCCCGGTGCCCACCCGGCGCGCGGCCGGCCCGGCGGTGGCAGTGCCCCCGGTGCCCAACCTGTGCCCAGCCTGTCTGTGCCAGTGC encodes:
- the SLC7A8 gene encoding large neutral amino acids transporter small subunit 2, giving the protein MEEGARRRGGSEKATDGSEQPAEAGVGLKKEIGLVSACGIIVGNIIGSGIFVSPKGVLENAGSVGLALLVWIITGLITAVGALCYAELGVTIPKSGGDYSYVKDIFGGLAGFLRLWIAVLVIYPTNQAVIALTFANYVLHPLFPTCLVPEGGLRLLAGVCLLLLTWVNCASVRWATRVQDVFTAGKLLALALIIIMGIVQICKGQYYWLEPRHAFEAFAPVDVGTVALAFLQGSFAYGGWNFLNYVTEELVDPYRNLPRAIFISIPLVTFVYVFANVAYVTAMSPQELLASNAVAVTFGEKLLGVMAWIMPISVALSTFGGVNGSLFTSSRLFFAGAREGHLPSLLAMIHMQRCTPIPALLFTCLSTLLMLVTSDIYTLINYVGFINYLFYGVTVAGQIVLRWRQPHMARPIKVSPRFFPLLYQLFSAFLLLFSLWSEPVVCGVGLAILLSGAPVYWLGVAWGRKPPALLAGLAAVTRWPRSCVGSCARDGAPDPAPEQLEPMCDAGPQPHD